A window of the Henckelia pumila isolate YLH828 chromosome 3, ASM3356847v2, whole genome shotgun sequence genome harbors these coding sequences:
- the LOC140886432 gene encoding ADP-ribosylation factor 1, with protein sequence MGIAFTRLFSSLFGNKEARILVLGLDNAGKTTILYRLQMGEVVSTIPTIGFNVETVQYNNIKFQVWDLGGQTSIRPYWRCYFPNTQAIIYVVDSSDTDRLVVAKEEFHATLEEEELKGAVVLVFANKQDLPGALDDASITEALELHKIKNRQWAIFKTSAIKGEGLFEGLDWLSNTLKAGGG encoded by the exons ATGGGAATAGCTTTCACGCGGCTGTTTTCTTCGCTTTTCGGAAACAAGGAGGCTCGGATCCTAGTTCTGGGGCTCGATAATGCTGGAAAAACAACGATTCTGT ATCGGCTTCAGATGGGTGAAGTAGTCTCCACTATTCCAA CAATTGGGTTCAATGTGGAAACGGTGCAATATAACAACATAAAGTTTCAAGTCTGGGATTTAG GTGGACAGACTAGTATTAG GCCTTATTGGAGGTGCTACTTTCCCAATACTCAAGCCATCATATATGTTGTTGATTCAAGTGATACTGATAGACTGGTGGTTGCAAAAGAGGAATTTCATGCGACATTGGAG GAGGAAGAGCTGAAAGGTGCTGTTGTCCTTGTGTTTGCAAACAAACAG GATCTACCCGGGGCACTTGATGATGCTTCCATAACTGAGGCTTTAGAGTTGCACAAAATAAAGAATCGTCAATGGGCTATTTTTAAAACATCTGCAATAAAAGGAGAGGGCCTCTTTGAGGGCTTGGACTG GTTGAGTAACACGCTCAAGGCTGGAGGTGGATAA